In Nitrosospira briensis C-128, a genomic segment contains:
- a CDS encoding DUF4197 domain-containing protein, whose product MRTITVFIIWLVVFIPACATGSGPVSDEDTTGALKQALTQGADVAVDKLGVADGFLNNPKVKIPLPGALQKVEGIMRTLGMSKYADGLIVTMNHAAETAAAEARPLLMDAVQKMSVKDARAILTGGDDAATQYFRTTTSDALSQKFLPIVKNATDQVGLIKKYNEFAGKGAKLGLIGEKDANIENYVTQKTLDGLYLMMAEEERAIRNDPMGQGSKLLQRVFGSLK is encoded by the coding sequence ATGCGTACCATCACTGTATTTATTATCTGGCTTGTCGTTTTTATTCCCGCCTGTGCTACGGGAAGCGGTCCCGTTTCCGATGAAGATACGACGGGTGCGCTGAAGCAAGCACTCACTCAGGGTGCGGATGTGGCAGTGGACAAGCTCGGGGTAGCGGATGGGTTTCTCAATAACCCCAAGGTTAAAATACCGCTGCCCGGGGCGCTGCAGAAAGTGGAGGGCATCATGCGCACTCTGGGCATGAGTAAATATGCCGACGGCTTGATCGTGACAATGAATCATGCGGCGGAGACAGCAGCAGCCGAAGCCAGGCCGCTGCTGATGGACGCGGTGCAAAAGATGTCCGTGAAAGATGCCAGAGCCATATTGACTGGTGGCGACGACGCGGCAACACAGTATTTTCGTACAACGACTTCAGACGCGTTGTCTCAAAAATTTTTGCCGATCGTAAAAAATGCAACGGATCAGGTAGGATTGATCAAGAAATACAATGAATTCGCGGGAAAGGGCGCGAAATTGGGTTTGATTGGGGAAAAGGACGCGAATATTGAAAACTACGTTACACAAAAAACGCTGGACGGGCTCTATCTGATGATGGCCGAGGAGGAACGCGCCATCCGCAACGACCCGATGGGCCAGGGCAGTAAGTTACTCCAGCGAGTGTTTGGGTCGCTGAAATAA
- a CDS encoding ABC-type transport auxiliary lipoprotein family protein — protein MKKILVLAIVTLTGCVAPRTQAPTAIYDFGLQQFTIPANNADASSNVRLQASLLVAEAAAPAWLDSTAIHYRLAYHDPAQAYVYASNRWASPPATLLTQWIRSRIAGISDGGVMSTADNVQTDYILRVELEEFTQVFDTADQSRAVVKLRASLINRDTRSLAAQRSFHIEQVALTLNAAGAVRALTEASDKLIGDLLGWLVKELPEEKNIVTS, from the coding sequence ATGAAAAAAATCCTGGTTCTGGCAATAGTAACGCTCACCGGATGCGTCGCACCTCGGACGCAAGCACCCACGGCGATATATGATTTCGGCTTGCAACAGTTTACGATTCCAGCCAATAATGCCGACGCATCGAGCAATGTACGGCTACAGGCAAGTCTGCTGGTGGCGGAAGCGGCAGCGCCAGCCTGGCTGGACAGCACAGCGATTCATTATCGTCTGGCATATCATGATCCAGCGCAAGCTTATGTCTACGCCAGCAACCGTTGGGCTTCCCCTCCCGCAACATTGCTCACCCAGTGGATCAGGAGTCGAATTGCCGGGATCAGCGATGGCGGAGTGATGAGCACCGCCGATAACGTGCAGACGGATTATATTTTGCGCGTGGAACTCGAAGAATTTACCCAGGTATTCGACACCGCCGACCAAAGCCGGGCGGTGGTAAAATTGCGCGCCAGCCTCATCAACCGTGATACGCGTTCGCTGGCGGCGCAACGTAGTTTCCATATCGAGCAGGTGGCACTCACACTCAATGCCGCAGGCGCAGTGCGGGCGTTAACGGAAGCGAGCGATAAGCTGATCGGGGATCTACTTGGCTGGCTTGTCAAGGAACTGCCGGAGGAAAAGAATATCGTGACGTCCTGA
- a CDS encoding MlaD family protein, with translation MENRAHALVAGLFVIFLGAAIAAVAMWLSGDTLTRDKYLLVSAFPITGLNSQATVRYRGLTVGKVEDIRLDPKDSHTILIRIAVDKDLPLTKNAYAQLGYQGLTGLAFVQLNDEGGEAERLKTDSDNLAQIPFRPSELDSITTSAQRLLSNANGLVERLNLVFDDQNRARFTRILENTEGATGQMRHLITQLEPGVRKLPGLAADASSVLNHTDQLVIGLNQITTKLNQQGGAIDSLSQTAGELTGTMHKLHGVAEGITRNSRNVDRVLLQLEEQPGSLLFGRSPPPPGPGEDGFVSPGGN, from the coding sequence ATGGAAAACCGTGCCCATGCCCTTGTGGCGGGTTTATTCGTAATTTTTCTGGGTGCAGCCATAGCCGCCGTGGCCATGTGGTTAAGTGGCGACACACTGACGCGTGATAAATACTTGCTGGTATCGGCGTTTCCCATTACCGGGCTCAACTCCCAGGCAACGGTACGTTACCGTGGATTGACTGTGGGCAAAGTGGAGGATATCCGTCTGGACCCAAAAGATTCCCATACCATTCTTATCCGTATTGCCGTGGACAAGGATCTCCCGCTGACCAAAAACGCATACGCGCAGCTTGGCTATCAGGGACTGACAGGCCTTGCGTTTGTGCAATTGAATGACGAAGGCGGCGAAGCGGAGAGGCTGAAAACCGATTCGGACAATCTGGCACAGATTCCCTTTCGCCCCTCCGAGCTGGATAGCATAACCACTTCCGCGCAACGTCTGCTCAGCAATGCCAACGGGCTGGTAGAGCGTCTGAATCTCGTTTTTGACGATCAGAACCGGGCGCGGTTTACACGCATACTGGAAAATACAGAGGGGGCGACCGGCCAGATGCGCCACCTCATCACGCAACTGGAACCCGGAGTCAGGAAATTGCCGGGGTTGGCCGCCGATGCAAGCTCCGTACTGAATCATACTGACCAACTGGTAATCGGGCTTAACCAGATCACAACCAAATTGAATCAGCAGGGGGGGGCTATCGACAGCCTTTCTCAAACGGCCGGCGAGCTTACCGGCACCATGCATAAACTGCATGGCGTGGCTGAAGGAATCACGCGTAACTCCCGCAACGTGGATCGCGTTCTTCTGCAACTGGAAGAGCAACCCGGGAGTCTTCTGTTTGGCAGATCGCCGCCACCTCCCGGTCCGGGAGAAGATGGTTTCGTATCTCCTGGGGGAAATTAA
- a CDS encoding ABC transporter ATP-binding protein, whose protein sequence is MTNGNYVIAVEGLYTRFGTHVVHENINLCVRRGEVLTLVGGSGSGKTALIRQMLGLETPAQGTVRIFGEPVHGRRHEQLQYMRNRCGVLFQKGALFSALSVYDNIALPMRELRTLDEDMIRNLVMLKLKMVEIDTKHAIRMPAELSGGMIKRIALARAMALDPELLFLDEPTAGLDPELSDGFVKLIQTLRTELTLTIVMATHDVETLVALSDRVAALDEQRMVALGTLREVVNTRHPFITKFFCGERGKKILENNRNNL, encoded by the coding sequence ATGACGAATGGAAACTACGTTATCGCGGTTGAAGGACTGTATACCCGTTTCGGCACGCATGTAGTGCATGAAAACATTAACCTGTGCGTACGTCGCGGCGAGGTCCTTACACTGGTTGGCGGCTCCGGCAGCGGCAAAACCGCTTTGATACGACAGATGCTGGGCCTGGAAACACCCGCGCAAGGTACAGTCAGGATTTTTGGCGAGCCCGTGCATGGTCGACGGCACGAACAGCTGCAATATATGCGCAACCGCTGCGGGGTATTGTTTCAGAAAGGCGCCTTATTCAGCGCATTATCGGTATATGACAATATTGCATTGCCCATGCGCGAGCTGCGGACACTTGACGAGGACATGATACGTAACCTGGTTATGCTCAAACTTAAAATGGTGGAAATCGACACAAAACATGCGATCAGAATGCCTGCCGAGCTTTCCGGCGGCATGATCAAACGCATCGCGCTGGCACGGGCCATGGCACTGGATCCCGAATTGCTGTTTCTGGACGAGCCTACCGCGGGACTTGACCCTGAGCTGAGCGATGGTTTCGTCAAGCTGATCCAGACGTTGCGTACCGAATTGACGCTGACCATCGTCATGGCAACGCATGATGTGGAAACGCTGGTTGCCCTTTCCGACCGCGTGGCGGCCCTGGATGAACAGCGCATGGTAGCGCTTGGAACGCTTCGGGAAGTAGTCAATACGAGACACCCATTTATTACAAAATTTTTCTGCGGTGAGCGTGGCAAGAAGATACTGGAAAATAATCGCAATAATTTATAG
- a CDS encoding MlaE family ABC transporter permease, giving the protein MPENEGSNSSIVLRRVTGEDGAPRLMLTGNCTLTALGKWLQPLSAELDNEAADPELRWDLTGVRQMDDAGAVLLWRAWGNRRPRHLRLRREHERLFDRLEKIPAPPAPVPRDLLWPITVLGNAVFLLWEHLTGLIILSGRLLLDAIYLTRHPARIPWREISANLYRTGAQALGITALVGFLIGIVLSYLSSKQLQMFGADIFIINILGISIVRELGPVLAAILVAGRSGSSMTAQLGVMRVTEELDALTVMGIPHSLRLVLPKVMALGIAMPLVVLWTSAIALIGGMVAAEIQLGLGYQFFLSKLPDVVAIANLWLGLGKGVVCGMAIALISCHFGLRIKSNTESLGEGTTNSVVTSITVVIIIDAIFAVVFSNVGIG; this is encoded by the coding sequence ATGCCGGAGAATGAGGGCAGCAATTCATCGATAGTATTGCGCCGCGTAACCGGTGAGGATGGCGCGCCGCGTTTAATGCTCACGGGGAACTGCACTCTGACGGCCCTTGGAAAATGGCTGCAGCCGCTATCCGCCGAACTTGACAATGAAGCAGCCGATCCGGAGCTACGCTGGGACCTCACCGGAGTCCGGCAAATGGATGACGCAGGTGCGGTTCTGCTGTGGCGAGCCTGGGGCAATCGACGCCCTCGGCATTTGCGGTTGCGGCGCGAGCATGAAAGACTTTTTGATCGACTGGAAAAAATACCCGCCCCGCCCGCGCCTGTGCCGCGCGATTTACTGTGGCCGATCACAGTCCTCGGAAATGCAGTTTTTCTGCTGTGGGAGCATTTGACCGGCCTCATCATTCTATCCGGCCGATTATTGCTGGACGCGATTTACCTCACCCGCCATCCTGCACGGATCCCCTGGCGTGAAATATCCGCGAACCTGTATCGCACCGGCGCCCAGGCGTTGGGTATCACCGCGCTGGTAGGATTTCTCATCGGTATCGTGCTGAGCTATCTTTCTTCCAAACAATTGCAGATGTTTGGCGCGGACATATTCATCATCAATATTCTTGGCATCAGCATCGTTCGCGAGCTCGGCCCGGTGCTGGCCGCAATATTGGTCGCAGGACGCTCCGGTTCATCCATGACCGCGCAACTGGGTGTCATGAGGGTTACCGAGGAGCTTGATGCGCTGACTGTGATGGGTATACCTCACAGTCTGCGCCTGGTGCTGCCCAAAGTCATGGCACTGGGTATCGCGATGCCACTCGTAGTGTTATGGACGAGCGCCATCGCTTTGATAGGGGGAATGGTGGCTGCCGAGATTCAGCTAGGGCTTGGCTATCAGTTTTTCTTAAGCAAGCTTCCTGATGTGGTGGCCATTGCCAATTTGTGGCTGGGGCTGGGCAAAGGCGTTGTGTGCGGCATGGCGATCGCGCTGATCTCCTGTCATTTCGGCCTGAGAATCAAATCCAATACGGAAAGCCTCGGCGAAGGAACGACGAATTCAGTCGTCACGTCGATTACCGTTGTTATTATTATCGATGCGATTTTTGCTGTCGTTTTTTCCAATGTTGGAATAGGGTAA
- the rimO gene encoding 30S ribosomal protein S12 methylthiotransferase RimO translates to MAALKQPPPKIGFVSLGCPKALVDSEQILTQLRAEGYETSSTYEDADLVVVNTCGFIDSAVEESLDAIGEALAENGKVIVTGCLGAKGGGEVVKQAHPQVLAVTGPHALPEVMAAVHMHLPQPHDPYTSLIPPQGIKLTPRHYAYVKISEGCNHRCTFCIIPSMRGDLVSRPINQVMQEAENLVNAGVKELLIISQDTSAYGVDVKYRTGFWQGRPLKTRMTELVRALGEFGVWVRLHYVYPYTHVDEVIPLMAEGRILPYLDVPFQHASPRILKAMKRPASAENNLERVRQWREVCPDITLRSTFIVGFPGETEEEFEQLLAFLEEAQLDRVGCFAYSPVEGAVANALPGHIPEEIKEERRARFMAVQENISTARLAQKIGKHMTVLVDEVQKNKAVARSTADAPEIDGVVYIDNAKNVKPGEFMEVEIIGSDEHDLRAKAVDT, encoded by the coding sequence ATGGCAGCTCTCAAGCAACCTCCCCCCAAAATCGGCTTTGTCTCGCTTGGTTGTCCCAAGGCGCTGGTGGATTCCGAGCAAATTCTTACTCAACTACGCGCGGAAGGCTATGAAACTTCCTCTACGTATGAGGACGCCGATCTGGTGGTCGTCAATACCTGCGGCTTCATCGACAGCGCAGTAGAAGAATCGCTGGATGCCATCGGCGAGGCGCTGGCGGAAAATGGCAAAGTTATCGTCACCGGCTGCCTCGGCGCCAAAGGCGGCGGCGAGGTGGTAAAACAAGCCCATCCACAGGTGCTGGCGGTTACCGGTCCCCATGCTCTGCCGGAAGTCATGGCAGCGGTACACATGCATCTGCCGCAACCGCACGATCCTTACACCAGCCTGATTCCCCCGCAGGGAATAAAGCTCACGCCCAGGCACTATGCGTATGTCAAGATATCGGAAGGTTGCAATCATCGCTGCACTTTCTGCATCATTCCTTCCATGCGCGGCGACCTGGTCAGTCGCCCCATCAACCAGGTCATGCAGGAAGCGGAGAATCTGGTCAATGCAGGCGTAAAGGAATTACTGATAATTTCGCAGGACACCAGCGCTTATGGCGTGGATGTGAAATACCGCACCGGCTTCTGGCAAGGCAGGCCGCTGAAGACCCGCATGACCGAACTGGTTCGCGCATTGGGCGAATTTGGCGTTTGGGTACGGTTGCATTACGTGTACCCCTACACGCACGTCGATGAAGTGATCCCTCTGATGGCCGAGGGGAGAATCCTTCCCTACCTCGACGTACCGTTTCAGCACGCCAGCCCGCGCATTTTAAAGGCCATGAAACGTCCTGCCAGTGCTGAAAACAACCTGGAGCGTGTCAGGCAGTGGCGTGAGGTATGCCCGGATATCACACTGCGCAGCACCTTCATTGTCGGCTTTCCCGGTGAGACTGAAGAGGAGTTCGAACAGCTTCTGGCGTTTCTCGAAGAAGCGCAACTGGATCGCGTCGGCTGCTTTGCCTACTCTCCGGTGGAGGGTGCTGTGGCGAACGCGCTACCCGGCCATATTCCGGAAGAGATAAAAGAAGAACGGCGCGCCCGCTTCATGGCGGTACAGGAAAATATCAGCACCGCGCGCCTTGCCCAAAAGATCGGAAAACATATGACCGTGCTGGTAGATGAGGTGCAAAAAAATAAGGCCGTCGCCCGGAGCACTGCCGATGCACCTGAAATCGATGGCGTGGTTTACATCGATAACGCGAAAAATGTGAAGCCCGGTGAATTTATGGAGGTTGAGATCATCGGCTCCGATGAGCATGATTTACGGGCGAAAGCAGTAGATACATAA
- a CDS encoding ZIP family metal transporter, with protein sequence MSILAWIIVTSLFGGMLSVLFAAALTLNTRASWVQMLVSYAIGALLGAAFLNALPEALELSKNPAQMTGTVLFGILLFFILEKLVLWRHCHAEECEAHDRLPGAAIVAAPSPDQHDHGRSGMMIMLGDTFHNFVDGILIAAAFMADVQLGIVTSIAIIAHEIPQEAGDFLILLNSGYTRRQALLFNLFSSAATLLGGLSTYFMLQDMNHFIPSLLGLASASMIYVAMSDLIPGLHKRPEIGATVQQVALITLGISSIWLAGSLFTHPA encoded by the coding sequence ATGTCCATTCTTGCCTGGATCATAGTCACCAGCCTTTTCGGCGGTATGTTGAGCGTGCTGTTCGCCGCCGCGCTGACGCTTAATACCCGCGCCTCGTGGGTACAAATGCTGGTCTCATACGCTATCGGCGCGCTGCTGGGGGCCGCTTTTCTCAATGCGCTGCCGGAGGCGCTCGAGCTTTCAAAAAATCCGGCGCAGATGACCGGCACAGTGCTGTTCGGTATCCTGTTATTCTTCATTCTGGAAAAACTGGTATTGTGGCGCCACTGCCACGCGGAGGAATGCGAGGCCCATGATCGTCTGCCCGGCGCTGCCATCGTTGCAGCACCGAGCCCTGATCAGCATGATCATGGCCGTAGCGGTATGATGATCATGCTGGGCGATACGTTTCACAATTTTGTCGACGGCATACTCATTGCCGCGGCATTTATGGCGGATGTGCAATTGGGCATTGTTACATCCATTGCCATCATTGCCCACGAAATCCCGCAGGAAGCCGGTGATTTTCTGATTCTGCTCAATTCGGGCTATACTCGCCGGCAGGCACTTCTCTTTAATCTTTTTTCCAGCGCCGCCACTTTGCTCGGGGGATTGTCGACCTATTTCATGTTGCAAGACATGAACCACTTCATCCCCTCGCTGCTGGGACTGGCTTCGGCCAGCATGATTTATGTGGCAATGTCGGACTTGATTCCCGGGTTGCATAAGCGCCCGGAAATCGGCGCGACTGTCCAGCAGGTCGCACTCATCACGCTGGGTATCAGCTCCATTTGGCTGGCTGGCAGCCTCTTCACTCACCCAGCATAA
- the pgeF gene encoding peptidoglycan editing factor PgeF, producing MSDWITPGWPAPSNVKALFTTRNGGGSSAPYASLNLGDHVGDDPLIVKQNRALLRRFLPGEPGWLKQVHGTESIDFDEHDCTSSCESDGAFSRRPGVVCAVLVADCLPVLLCDRAGTTVAVIHAGWRGMAEGIIERTVSAIGTLNSPLMAWLGPAIGPDHFEVGEEVRKAFIERDETSAFAFISRNNGKWLADLFLLARQRLTDAGVAEIYGGGECTFSDPARFFSYRRDGKTGRMAGLIWLEQ from the coding sequence ATGAGCGATTGGATCACCCCTGGCTGGCCCGCGCCGAGCAATGTCAAAGCACTGTTCACCACGCGTAATGGCGGGGGCAGCAGTGCACCTTATGCCAGCCTCAACCTGGGCGATCATGTTGGCGATGATCCATTAATCGTCAAACAAAACCGTGCCCTGCTACGCCGGTTTTTGCCAGGCGAACCCGGATGGCTCAAACAGGTGCACGGCACAGAATCGATAGACTTTGATGAGCATGATTGCACATCCTCATGTGAGAGCGATGGAGCGTTCAGCCGGCGCCCGGGAGTTGTCTGCGCGGTACTCGTGGCAGATTGTCTGCCGGTACTATTGTGCGACCGCGCGGGCACCACGGTTGCCGTAATTCATGCAGGGTGGCGCGGAATGGCCGAGGGAATTATCGAACGCACAGTATCGGCGATAGGTACGTTGAACAGTCCGCTCATGGCCTGGCTCGGCCCGGCAATCGGACCCGATCATTTCGAGGTCGGTGAAGAGGTACGCAAGGCCTTTATCGAACGTGATGAAACATCCGCTTTCGCCTTCATTTCCCGCAATAATGGCAAATGGTTAGCCGATCTTTTCCTGCTGGCGCGACAGCGACTAACGGACGCCGGCGTGGCGGAAATTTACGGTGGCGGAGAATGCACTTTCAGCGACCCGGCGAGATTTTTTTCTTATCGTCGCGATGGCAAGACCGGGCGCATGGCGGGACTGATCTGGCTGGAGCAGTAG
- the rluD gene encoding 23S rRNA pseudouridine(1911/1915/1917) synthase RluD, whose protein sequence is MSYLETKNGFGHYSAKPIRSESTETTIELIIPRHFAGARLDQVLAQLLPDWSRNRLQAWIREKRISVDGRDAIPRQKVWSGEKIEVKPAHCFIETSHAAEAILLDIAYEDDELIVINKPAGLVVHPGSGNWQGTMLNALLHHAAQLAAIPRAGIVHRLDKDTSGLLVVAKTLEAQTSLVRQLQKHTVTRNYLALVLGQVSVGGWVDAPVGRHPVQRTKMAVIASGKEARTHYRVQEKFDESTLLQCSLETGRTHQIRVHMHSIGHPLMGDPVYGGKPKKSILEAMRLIGFSRQALHAQKLELTHPQSGMRMGWDAPLPEDMSSLLLRLRQHQ, encoded by the coding sequence ATGAGTTATTTGGAAACCAAAAATGGATTTGGCCATTATAGCGCAAAGCCCATACGGTCTGAATCGACTGAAACCACGATCGAGCTGATAATCCCCCGGCATTTTGCCGGAGCGCGGCTTGACCAGGTTCTGGCGCAATTGCTGCCTGATTGGTCTCGCAACCGCCTGCAGGCATGGATACGGGAAAAACGTATCAGCGTTGATGGTAGAGATGCTATTCCCAGACAAAAAGTGTGGAGTGGAGAAAAGATCGAGGTCAAGCCAGCGCATTGCTTCATCGAAACCAGCCACGCAGCCGAGGCTATCTTGCTGGATATCGCCTATGAGGATGACGAACTGATTGTCATCAACAAGCCAGCCGGGCTGGTAGTTCACCCCGGCAGCGGCAATTGGCAGGGAACCATGCTGAACGCGCTGTTGCATCACGCCGCGCAACTGGCCGCAATACCCCGCGCCGGCATTGTTCACCGGTTGGATAAGGATACCAGCGGCCTGCTGGTCGTGGCGAAAACGCTTGAAGCCCAGACCAGTCTGGTGCGGCAACTGCAAAAGCATACTGTAACGCGCAATTACCTGGCGCTGGTGCTGGGCCAGGTGTCGGTGGGGGGATGGGTCGATGCCCCGGTAGGACGGCATCCGGTACAGCGGACGAAAATGGCTGTGATTGCGAGCGGCAAAGAAGCGCGCACCCATTACCGCGTACAGGAAAAATTCGACGAAAGCACTTTGCTCCAGTGCAGCCTGGAAACCGGACGCACCCACCAGATTCGCGTGCATATGCACTCCATCGGTCACCCACTTATGGGAGACCCCGTATATGGCGGCAAGCCCAAAAAAAGCATTCTCGAGGCCATGCGGCTGATTGGTTTTTCGAGGCAGGCACTGCATGCGCAAAAACTGGAACTCACCCATCCACAAAGTGGCATGAGGATGGGCTGGGACGCGCCATTGCCCGAGGACATGAGCAGCCTCCTGCTGAGGCTGCGGCAACACCAATGA
- a CDS encoding outer membrane protein assembly factor BamD, producing the protein MSRSVALFLVLLLSACGLLSKEVKDSKNWSASKYYSEAKSELNEGNYGGAIKLFEALEARYPYGRFAQQAQLEVAYAYYKDGEPATAIAAADRFIKLHPNHTNVDYAYYLKGLSNFNDDLGLMGIVSEKILNQDMSERDPKASRESFENFKELVSRYPKSKYAADAVQRMKHLVNVVALNEVQVARYYIKRGGYVAAANRAQYALKEYPQTPATEEALFIMMKSYDALGMTDLRDDAHRVMKKNFPDSRFFEDSTGKSAEPWWRFW; encoded by the coding sequence ATGTCACGTAGTGTAGCTTTATTTCTGGTGTTGCTGCTATCCGCATGCGGGCTGTTGTCCAAAGAGGTGAAGGACTCCAAGAATTGGTCCGCAAGCAAGTACTACTCTGAAGCAAAGTCGGAATTGAACGAAGGGAATTATGGAGGCGCCATCAAGCTATTCGAAGCGCTGGAGGCACGTTATCCCTACGGCCGCTTTGCGCAGCAGGCGCAGCTTGAAGTCGCGTATGCCTATTATAAAGATGGCGAACCGGCCACGGCTATTGCGGCTGCCGACCGCTTTATCAAGCTTCACCCCAATCATACCAATGTCGATTATGCGTATTACCTCAAGGGCCTGTCGAATTTCAACGACGATCTCGGATTGATGGGCATCGTGTCGGAAAAAATTCTCAATCAGGATATGAGCGAGCGTGATCCGAAAGCGTCACGCGAATCATTTGAAAATTTCAAGGAATTAGTGTCCCGCTATCCCAAAAGCAAATACGCGGCCGATGCGGTGCAGCGAATGAAGCATCTGGTTAATGTAGTGGCTTTGAATGAAGTCCAGGTGGCACGTTATTACATCAAGCGGGGCGGTTACGTTGCCGCTGCCAACCGTGCTCAATATGCGCTGAAGGAATACCCGCAGACTCCGGCCACGGAAGAAGCGTTATTCATCATGATGAAATCGTACGATGCGCTGGGCATGACCGATTTGCGTGACGATGCGCATCGCGTGATGAAAAAAAATTTCCCCGATAGCCGATTCTTCGAGGATTCAACTGGAAAAAGCGCTGAACCCTGGTGGAGATTCTGGTAA
- a CDS encoding universal stress protein translates to MNNGNYRHILLAVDFSEHGNHVARKAGHLAALFHAKLSMIHVLDDIPMPDTAYGTEIALDEYSTYELLEAEKFKLKQVGNQLNVDPARRWMVWGVPGQEIVRIAEREHIDLIVVGSHGRHGLALLLGSTASSVLHHAGCDVLAIRLQDEAAHERPSEDVAFNPLG, encoded by the coding sequence ATGAATAATGGAAACTATCGGCATATTTTACTCGCAGTGGATTTTTCGGAGCACGGAAACCATGTCGCGCGGAAAGCAGGCCATCTAGCAGCACTGTTCCACGCCAAATTGAGCATGATTCATGTGCTGGATGATATACCCATGCCCGATACAGCGTATGGAACCGAAATCGCCCTGGATGAATATTCAACATATGAATTGCTGGAGGCGGAAAAATTCAAGCTGAAGCAGGTCGGTAACCAGCTGAATGTGGATCCTGCCCGTCGATGGATGGTTTGGGGCGTGCCTGGACAGGAGATTGTACGGATTGCCGAGCGGGAGCATATCGATCTAATCGTCGTGGGGTCGCATGGCCGTCATGGCCTTGCCTTATTGCTGGGATCAACAGCAAGCAGTGTGCTGCATCATGCCGGATGCGACGTCCTGGCAATTCGTTTGCAGGACGAAGCTGCGCATGAACGCCCATCGGAGGATGTGGCGTTTAACCCGTTAGGCTAA
- a CDS encoding arylesterase — translation MKNFLVILYILSSIGVTGSGAAAPPEPATTAGTTTIMVFGDSLSAGYGLPHNAGWVSLLKRQLQTKSQATLINNSISGETAAGGRNRIVQAIKTHRPDIVVIELGGNDGLRGAPIESIRDDLEAIIEACLRNKTAVLLAGMQLPPNYGIAYTQKFQDIYPQLAKRHGLKLVPFLLDGFGDKREFFQADGIHPSAQAQEKIVDNVWKILRTMIKSPEAVAYEEPGTSR, via the coding sequence ATGAAAAATTTCCTGGTTATTCTGTATATCCTGTCAAGTATCGGAGTTACTGGCTCAGGCGCGGCAGCACCGCCGGAGCCTGCGACCACAGCCGGAACCACTACTATCATGGTATTTGGGGACAGCTTGTCTGCTGGCTATGGCCTGCCGCACAATGCGGGATGGGTCAGTCTGCTGAAGAGGCAGCTGCAAACAAAATCGCAGGCAACGCTGATCAACAATAGCATCAGTGGCGAAACGGCGGCAGGAGGACGAAATCGGATCGTGCAAGCGATCAAGACCCATCGACCGGACATCGTAGTCATCGAACTTGGTGGCAATGATGGGTTGCGAGGGGCGCCTATCGAATCCATCCGTGATGATCTCGAAGCCATCATTGAAGCGTGTTTGCGAAATAAAACCGCGGTACTGCTGGCCGGGATGCAATTGCCGCCTAATTATGGCATAGCCTATACGCAAAAGTTTCAGGATATATACCCGCAACTGGCTAAACGCCATGGGCTCAAACTGGTGCCTTTCCTGCTGGATGGATTTGGCGACAAACGGGAATTTTTTCAGGCAGACGGGATACATCCAAGTGCCCAGGCGCAAGAAAAAATTGTGGATAATGTGTGGAAAATTTTAAGAACGATGATCAAATCCCCCGAAGCCGTTGCTTATGAAGAACCTGGAACTTCACGCTGA